From Merismopedia glauca CCAP 1448/3, a single genomic window includes:
- a CDS encoding DUF58 domain-containing protein, producing the protein MQRLTDWLETHWVAPAYAGWLLAGIGISFFAAATNTMAGWLYAISGMIFALLLLAAILPKRSLTQLQVSREAIAPVTMGDVLTIDIIVHNPTKQPKTLLQVQDMLPYVVGKPASTAIETIYPQSDFHWVYELPTTRRGVYHWHEVQIRTATPLGLFWCRCSRNVPATAIVYPTVLPLKSCPLIDKLGQSENSPLQSLSNRAQLATEGISRGLRPYRYGDPTRLIHWRTSARYGEFQVRELEVFTGSQEVTICLDSGSKWEETDFEQAAIAAASLYFYASRCQLNVKLWTAATGLVWGNQAVLETLARVSFNEEASAEVPINTPLIWLTNYPEAIANLPSGSAWVSWGSRLPNISKFPGITINSQYPLSTQLQQ; encoded by the coding sequence ATGCAACGTCTTACAGATTGGTTAGAAACGCACTGGGTAGCACCAGCTTATGCAGGTTGGTTGTTAGCAGGGATTGGCATTTCCTTTTTTGCGGCGGCGACTAATACTATGGCAGGATGGCTGTATGCTATTAGCGGTATGATTTTTGCGCTGTTGTTATTAGCGGCGATTTTACCCAAGCGATCGCTCACACAATTACAAGTATCTAGAGAAGCGATCGCTCCTGTGACAATGGGGGATGTGTTGACTATCGATATTATAGTCCATAATCCGACTAAACAGCCCAAAACTTTGTTGCAAGTCCAAGATATGTTGCCTTATGTAGTCGGCAAACCTGCTAGTACGGCAATAGAAACTATTTATCCTCAATCGGATTTCCATTGGGTGTACGAGCTACCTACAACCCGTCGCGGCGTGTATCATTGGCATGAAGTCCAAATTCGCACTGCTACCCCATTAGGACTATTTTGGTGTCGTTGCTCCAGAAATGTACCAGCTACAGCTATTGTCTATCCTACAGTTTTACCCCTCAAGAGTTGCCCGTTAATCGATAAATTAGGTCAGTCGGAAAATTCACCCCTTCAAAGCCTATCCAATCGCGCTCAACTGGCTACAGAAGGCATTTCACGGGGTTTGCGTCCCTATCGGTATGGCGATCCTACTCGTTTAATTCACTGGCGTACTAGCGCCCGTTATGGAGAATTTCAAGTTCGGGAATTAGAGGTTTTTACGGGTTCTCAAGAAGTGACGATTTGCTTAGATAGTGGGAGTAAATGGGAAGAAACCGACTTTGAACAAGCTGCGATCGCGGCTGCTTCCCTATATTTTTATGCGAGTCGCTGTCAGCTTAATGTGAAATTATGGACAGCAGCCACAGGATTAGTTTGGGGTAATCAGGCGGTATTGGAAACTCTAGCTAGAGTCAGTTTCAATGAAGAAGCTAGTGCTGAAGTACCGATAAATACTCCCCTAATTTGGCTAACTAATTACCCAGAAGCGATCGCTAATCTTCCATCTGGTAGCGCTTGGGTGTCTTGGGGTTCGCGTCTCCCCAATATCTCCAAATTTCCAGGAATTACAATTAATTCTCAATATCCACTATCTACTCAACTACAGCAATAA
- a CDS encoding ArnT family glycosyltransferase, which produces MNLDLQKQWSKNPKLIASLSILWLLLISWLAFFWNVGNISIIDETEPLFAEASRQMVATGDWITPYYNGVTRFDKPILIYWLQALAFSIFGVNEWAVRLPSTLSAFGLTCLGFYTLRYFGVNPFQNSSRKLSNSLRQQELWYSAFIGASLIALNPLTIAWGRTGVSDSLLTACIGGGLMSFFIAYATNQHKTIWYIAFYILIGLAALTKGPVGIVLPAAIALIFLFYVGNLKPVFREMKLLWGIFIILLINVPWYALAIWRNGESFINSFFGYHNVERFTTVVNHHAGPWYIYFPVLLVGFAPWSLYLPLAVAETRFWQRRYWQKIPRSTHLGLFLTIWLVIVFLFFSVAVTKRPNYILPLIPATAMLVGMMWSSYLTNPQPQKNDPGLVLSGLVNVAALSGLAIALYHLTSLIGSDPLTPDLIPALERSNLAIQGSIIWAVTALIAAIMIVMRKSPWLWLPNLIGFLTLLIVVMMPASFLIDRVRQQPLRELSALAVQVRQPKEQLVMLGFEKPSVVYYTKQPVKFIQNNETIEQYIESQKQSWLLISPEDKLRQLGLSTNISESIGKSGAYQLLRVKKSG; this is translated from the coding sequence ATGAACTTAGATTTACAAAAGCAGTGGTCAAAAAATCCTAAATTAATTGCTAGCTTATCAATTCTCTGGTTATTACTAATTAGTTGGTTAGCTTTTTTCTGGAATGTTGGCAATATTAGCATCATAGACGAAACTGAGCCTTTATTTGCAGAAGCTTCTAGGCAAATGGTAGCTACTGGAGACTGGATTACTCCTTACTATAACGGAGTTACAAGATTTGATAAACCTATCTTGATTTACTGGCTACAAGCTCTTGCTTTCTCGATTTTTGGTGTTAATGAATGGGCAGTCAGATTACCCTCAACTCTCAGCGCCTTTGGGTTAACCTGTTTAGGATTTTATACTCTACGATATTTTGGGGTTAATCCTTTTCAGAATTCCAGTCGGAAGTTAAGTAATTCTCTTCGTCAGCAGGAACTTTGGTACTCAGCGTTCATCGGAGCAAGTTTAATAGCTCTTAACCCCCTAACTATAGCTTGGGGACGCACGGGGGTATCTGATAGCTTATTAACAGCTTGTATTGGTGGCGGTTTAATGAGTTTTTTTATCGCCTACGCTACCAATCAACACAAAACCATTTGGTATATAGCCTTTTACATCCTCATTGGGTTAGCAGCTTTAACCAAAGGACCTGTAGGTATAGTACTACCAGCAGCGATCGCTTTGATTTTCCTGTTCTATGTCGGGAATCTCAAACCAGTGTTTCGAGAAATGAAGCTGCTTTGGGGAATTTTTATAATTCTCTTAATTAATGTCCCTTGGTATGCCTTGGCGATTTGGAGAAACGGGGAGAGTTTTATCAACTCGTTTTTCGGATATCACAATGTTGAGAGGTTCACCACAGTAGTAAATCACCATGCAGGACCTTGGTATATTTATTTTCCGGTACTCTTAGTCGGATTTGCGCCTTGGAGTCTTTATTTACCTTTGGCTGTAGCTGAAACTAGATTCTGGCAGCGTCGATATTGGCAAAAAATACCTCGAAGTACTCATTTAGGTTTGTTTTTGACAATTTGGCTGGTTATTGTTTTTCTTTTCTTTTCAGTGGCGGTTACTAAAAGACCTAACTATATTTTACCCTTGATTCCCGCCACCGCCATGTTAGTGGGCATGATGTGGAGTTCTTACCTGACAAATCCTCAACCCCAAAAGAACGATCCAGGTTTGGTACTAAGTGGATTAGTCAACGTCGCAGCTTTATCTGGTTTGGCGATCGCACTTTACCACCTTACTAGTCTCATCGGATCTGACCCCTTAACTCCCGATCTGATCCCAGCTTTAGAAAGGTCTAACCTAGCGATTCAAGGTAGTATTATTTGGGCAGTTACAGCACTAATAGCCGCGATTATGATTGTCATGAGAAAATCGCCTTGGTTATGGCTTCCCAATTTGATAGGATTCCTCACCTTACTGATAGTAGTCATGATGCCAGCATCATTTCTAATAGATCGAGTCCGTCAACAACCCTTACGAGAATTATCCGCTCTAGCGGTTCAAGTTCGACAGCCTAAAGAACAATTAGTGATGCTGGGATTTGAAAAGCCTAGCGTTGTCTATTACACCAAGCAACCAGTCAAATTTATCCAAAATAACGAAACTATTGAGCAATACATCGAAAGTCAAAAGCAATCCTGGCTATTAATTAGTCCAGAGGATAAACTACGTCAGTTAGGATTATCTACGAATATTTCGGAAAGTATCGGAAAATCTGGTGCTTATCAGTTATTAAGGGTCAAAAAATCTGGTTAA
- a CDS encoding DUF565 domain-containing protein, whose protein sequence is MQNTRLNNLIGASLTQLRVWSSNPWRKISLFVISLLFGIFLGTAIPTTAGQKAELDLTGAAILVFLTELVSRYVYRQHGDKTNSQFLPQLINCLKIGMTYGLFIEAFKLAS, encoded by the coding sequence ATGCAAAATACCCGCCTCAATAACTTAATCGGTGCTAGTTTAACCCAATTAAGAGTTTGGTCGAGCAATCCTTGGCGGAAAATCTCCCTTTTCGTCATAAGTCTGTTATTTGGTATTTTCTTAGGCACAGCAATTCCAACTACCGCAGGACAAAAAGCGGAATTAGATTTGACAGGTGCGGCTATTTTAGTTTTCTTAACAGAACTGGTAAGTAGATATGTTTACCGTCAGCATGGAGACAAAACGAACTCTCAGTTTTTACCACAATTAATCAACTGTTTGAAAATTGGTATGACTTACGGTTTATTCATCGAAGCTTTTAAACTTGCTTCGTAG